ttaaacataattcacaatACATACTACAATTAGTTTAATCAAACTCAATACAAAGTAATTAAAGAGCAACTGATTCAAACCTTTCGTTCTGCGTACCCAATTCGCAAGGTGAAACTAGGAGTCCCTCGCATAGCGACTtgtctcgctatgcgaattaactcgTAGAGGTACTAGACCTCAACCTCTCGCATAACGGCTCCAAGTCACTATGTGAAAGTCCAGACAGAGACCAACCTTCCTAACCCACTCGCTATGCGACCCTTATCGCTCTTCGAATAAAAATCAGGAATAACTCCAGACCCCAACCAAGCGCACAACGCCCTGATTCGCCATGCGAATCACTAGGCAGAGAGCAACTCACCCCAACCATTCGCATAACGCCCAAACTTGTTGTACGAATATTCAGACAGAGAGCAACCTCTCAagtcattcgcacagcgcaccaactCGCAGTGCGAATGCCCTTGGCAGAGAGCAGCTCACCATAACGACTCGCTATGAGAAattattcgcacaacgagtctgcataatttgcagaacgaaattctgcagatttatgcaactcaaccacaAAATACCTATTCTAACTatctttcccaacttctaacgcTCCTAGGTTGTATTATATAACTAATTAGACTTATCTAAGTGATCCTAAACATGTCTATCACCAATCTAAAATGATTATGAACCAATTCTTACTCTAAAACATTCAATTCCTCAACTTAAAGACCCAAAttcaattctaccactttgCACAGGTTTTTGACCATTTAAAAGACTCACACAAGTTACAAATGACTTACCTCTACTGCCTAAACAGACCAAATGAGTCCCTGACCTCTAATTCTCAAATTCattacctcacttcctctaaaaagACCTAAAACACTACCAATTCGCTTAACTTTCTATCTAATAGCTACTATAACATAATACAATCATCTAACATACTCAATTACAATTGCACATCACATCTAATCAATTCACAAACAACATTTCATAGTTTCATCAATAAACATTCAAAGAATATATGATTTAACCTACACAAGAACTACATGTCAGCTCAAACAGTAACAAAATGCAGAATTCAGTACACACACGTATCAAACTACCAATTTAAACAGAAATCTATAGATTCACATCACAGCTCACCTTACCTTAGAGATTCACATCACAGCTCACCGGATCACCTCTACAGTACCTTGCACCATAAGGAAACTCAACAGGATcctacaaatcaccaattggtgatcaagaacaactcttagagctagaattgGATAGGGAATGAACGAGAAAACACACAAGACACATGCAACCAGTAGAGATTGCATGGTCTAGATTCAAAAATAGCGGAGAAAAAGGGGAGAACAACTTACCCGCtagaatcaagaaattgatcggttATTTATGAAGCCCTCTACGCTGTGGACGtctaggcacctcctgatcaTCAATCCAACAACTCAGTAAGAAGGAAAACTAGAGAGAAGACAGAGAACGAGTAGAGAAcgaaagttttagagagatgaagtgatttagataatgaaccgaACTTTAGTAAGATATATCTATATTATacgattattttaaaagtaagacgctcgtctcattattttaatcgACTTATCTACTCTATTACtctattttctaagttcttacaCATTTCATCTTTACGGTAAATGTTTTGTCATTTATGGTTTTTTGGAGGAAAAACTgatagataaatatatatattgagtatttacaaattttaatatttattacaaaatacaactacaatatttatatataacataagtttaaattatttataaatttcaacacttactataaaatataactaactttattataaaatataactctaatatttatagattattcataaatttcattaatatttactGGTGGTAGCCATGACTATTTTGATAATTGAGGATGTTatggtattttattttaaaaatcttatgcATCCACTAGTTTTATGAaaacaatatttgaataaatgaAAGTAGAATATTGGTGTTAAAAAAGTCATTattaatttacaatataaaattaaatatataaagaataatCTAAAATGAAGTTAGATAATATGTGAAGCAACGTATAGGAAGAATGATGAAAGTAACAAAAACATACATGAAAGCGTTTGATGAAATGAAGGTGGGATGGTTAGAAATAGATATAGAGCACTCCAGAAGTCCAAAAGGGATAAAGGGCTATGGAAGAGGTGAGGGTGTGGTGGTGGGTCCTAATTGTCTGATATTGTCCCCTGCGTACCTCATGCCACTCACCTATCATAAGCTATGGATGGTGCCTTTCAGGCTTTGATGCACCGTTTCTTTGGTTGCACTTAAAGCTGCGATATGTGCATGCTATTTTTTGCTCTCACTTTATACCGCACAATCACTCCACCCACAACATGCGCACTTCACCATATCTCATTCGCCTTCACCTAAACTCATTTCACTGACACAACACCAACTCAGTAATGCAACCCTCAACAATATGCTTCTCAAATGGCTTTGGCTCATTGCCCAAACCAAACATTTCTTAACATTCGTGTAATACATATTCCTTCCCTTGTCCTCCACTGCCACCTCAATGCACCAGCTTCACGTCTTTTCACatttcaaaaatcaaaacttcAAAAATCCCCATAGCAATAGTAACAACACTCATAACATTAAccattcaaattttaaattaggcACAGTAAATAGAAATGAAAGCGTCAATACTACTAATGATTGCTCATCACCGAATAATCCAAAACTCTACAAAAGGAGACAAGCTGAATTGTAAATAGAAACAACTCCAAgataatgacaaaaaaaaaaagaaaacgcGAGTGGCTTCACAATGTTAATTAAAGATCCATCTGTTTCAATTTTGATATAGGGCAACCGGAAAAACCAAAGTAGAGATTCTTTCTGTTCAAGTGGTCCACGTCATGTCGTTCTCGAAAATCCAGTGGCACACCTCAATTTTCCCAGGGCCTGATCCCAGTGCCAAGAATGCCCCGTGTTCTGGGCCCCACGCTGACGTGTCAAGGTGACAGATGGCAACACCGTGATTCATCTTCTCCATGGTCTCCACGTTAAGAATATCAGCTTCATAAACTCTCACTCGAGGTACACTGTGGCAATAATACAGCAAGTAAGGGTACAAACTCTGATGACACGAAACTGATTTCGTTACTTTTCCACCCTCCACTGGGTAGACCTTACCAATCATCACACTCGATCCTGAACCGTTCACATTCTCCGTGGTCCTCACCACAGCACTGGGACCCACCACCGATGCCGCAAACTCTATCATTTCCTCTGCAGACGCGATACACCGTTTCGTCTCACCCCTGCTCGGCTCCCTCTCGCACTCACCCAACGCGTTAACTATCACGCGCTCTGTAAAAGACCCCTCCCGCACGTCGAACAATACCCTCATTTCGTCGATCCTCGCCGACGAGAACGGTAATTTCGAAGCAATCGTTAGGGGCAAAAACGACCTTGCAGGCATTTTATCCCTAATGTCAGGCATTAAAATCACGTTCCCTTCTTTCATCATCGATTCTCTAAAGAACTTACCCTGCTCCACCCGCTTATTTACAACTCTGCCACTTGTTGCGCTGAAATTACGATACCCCGAAAATGACGCGCCGTCTTTGTTGTACACTTTAAACCCGCGGCCCAACCCGTAAGATTTAAACCCGAACGAGCTCTTCCCCGTCGCGCCCTTTCCGTACTCCGCGAAACTGTCGTTTCCTACGTTGAACGACATGCCGTAGTTCGCGAATGTGGCGGTGCCGGACTTCGACCTCGCGGCGTAGCTTTGGAACGAGTCGTCGCCGACATTGGCGCGGTTCCGGTAACTGATGAAATTTTCGTTGGCGGATCCTGTCGATCCGGCTCCGTACGTTTTAAAATCGTTCCGCGGATTGTTACCGTTGAAGCTGTAGGACTTGAAGGAGTCGTTGGCTGCACCGGCGCTGAAGTCGCCGTAATTGTTGAAATGCGATTGCAGAATGTTCGCGTCGCTAGCGTAATTCGTGAACTCGCTGGTTCCGCCAATGACGCGTTTTCCGTAGCTCGAGAAGGATTGCGATCCGGAATTTGTTTCGTTGCCGTAGCTGGCGAACGACAGTTTGTGGTTGGAGGAGCCGGAGTCGTAGGTGGTGAAACCGAGGTTGGGAACGTTCACCGTTTTATCGTAGTTGTTGAAGTCGCTGGAGGATTGAGCAGCGGCGGAACCGTAGCTGGTGAAGTTCGTATTCGCAACGTTACCGTTATCGGCGTAGTTCTTGAACTGTTCGGCGCGGCGCGTCGAGGAGTCGCTGTATCTCCGAAAGGCGTCGTTGTTCGCGTTTAGGCCGTTGGAGTAGTTTTTGAAGGAGTCGACTCCGTCGACTTTAGAGGAGCCGTAGTTAGCGAAGTGTTTGTTGTTGTAAACGGCGAAGTTGGCGTCGTCGTTTTTGCGCTGGAGTCTGTGCGTGTTTGATGCATCGTCGAAGGAACAGAATAAGTTGGGTGAGGAACAGAGGGATTGGTGAAGCTTGGGAATGTAGAGTTTGGGTTTTTCGTTTAAAAGTTTGTTGAGAATAGCATAGTGTTGTGGGGTAAGAGGTGAAGCTTTAGCCAGAAGAAAGTGAGGGATTGGAGGCCTATTGGTGACTCGAGTGTTCCAATAGCGAATGAGGGAGGCTTTGGGGCTGAATGGGTTTATGCGTTCGCGGGTTGCTAGAGAAACCTGCATTTGTGGAAGAAAAGTTACAGAACATGGAAATGAAACAAAACAGAGCAATGCATTGTGGTAGTTTTATTATAGTTGTTATGCAATTTATAGAGGTAAAACTGTGTGTGTTTGTTCTTACATGGAAAGATGAGAGCGACAAGAAGAAGCAGCAGAAGAAGTGGGCGTTCATTTTGAAGGTGTGAGAGCGTGTTGCGTGGGCAGTGGAGAGGAACTAGACAGtgatatagaagaagaaaaatagaggGGCCATTGATCGCTTGGAGCCGGGGGACAATAAATTTGTGGACTCCCCAGACATTGTTTGCTTTTCTCTGCGCGAACATGGTATCAATGACTAGGTACGatgctttttcttcttcctttttttttttatcttttatcttatgCAGTGCCTCTGAAGATAAGTATGGGTAAGTTTacactttattatatttatatcaaatacGTCTTTTTATTTGCTTGTCTTTTCTGCTATTACTCCTTAGATAGTTAAATAGCGTGGCCTCGTTTGAGTTGCAGGTGAAGGTTTTATGTTGCACTAGATAGTTAGTGGACCACATATGCTTCTTCTAGCACAGTGAACCACGATGAGTTTATAGTATAGTAATGGTCAAGTGGATGATGAGAATAGGAACTGAGATtttattttgaacatttttattGAATGGATTAGGTAAAGTTAAACTAACAGATTAAATTAGACAATTAGTCCCAGTGTGGGACTCTGAACCCGGGTTCTGTAGATGCTTCCCTTTTGACTTTAGCTGTTCATTAACCGAGTAGTGGGGCTTCATTTACTCGATTCATCTAACTACACCATCATTATTAATGCCATggattcattattttattaaataccCTGAATCTACATAAGTACCATTTATTCTAAAATGGTACTGGTTATAGAGAATTGGTTAGGGCATCTATGTTTAGTTAGAGTTAAACTTATCTTTAAAAGGTTTAggattaattttgaaaaagtgattatttttttaaagtcttgtgaaaattagtagcaataaatattttcttctacGTAATAAAATTGAGTTAGTTTGTGTTTTCGTCAGGTTCAAGCTATGTTATGAGCTTGAAGCCTTTTTGCAAAGATCAAGGTGGTCTTGGTTTGATAGACTGATTGTCAGGTTGTGGTGAATGACATTCAAGTAAGTATAGGGACATCACATGTAAGGAATGTGATGTTTAAGTGAGTGCAGATAATAagataaactaaattaatacgAGATTCCTTTTATGGACTCTTCTATTGTTGTAACTAACCAGGTATTTAGGATTAGTTTTGGTATCTCAATACTTCGCCAGTAATAAAGTTTAATCAACTTTTGACCTCTTAGCATATAAGTGTTTTAGTTTTAGTcactatttttttgtttaacttttgtTTATTAACCTTCTTTCTTAATCTTAACTATGTCAtgacttttatgttttcaagactaaattaaaaagtagaagggttaaatatgtttttggtcccttaactttcggtgaaaattggaattagtccatcttcaaaactttggactaatttagtccctaaactttagaaatgtgtgaatttaatccttttaatcaaaatttgttaactttatttgatgtttcaaacacatttctcagttaacattgaaacaaaaatgtgtcaaacggtgtaaataactcaaatgctatcatgaaacgcacttgaaacatcaaagaaacctaacaaaatttagttaaaaggactaaattcacatatttctaaagtttgggaactaaattaggccaaagttttgaagatggactaatttcaattttcactaaaagttaagggaccaaaaacatatttaacccaaagtAAAACGTATAggagttaaaataaaataaaaatgtctttttttaattgaaataagtgatatatgttttgtaataaaatacaatattaaatagttttagtgataaaaaaacaaaaaaaataacttatttaaaagagtaaaataaaaataagcattCACCCAACATATATTTAAGTATTGTAACTACTGTAccaaaaattattgataaataaagacaaatatattaaaaataagaaatcttactaagtttgatatttttattcataaagtTATTTACTCATTTTCAATacatcattatattattatttaattttagaaaaacaacATTACTTCGTGCAATTTGCactattttaaagaataaataaatgaagtgaaattattaataataaagcGTAGTTACCCCAAATCAAATGTAAATAGTCATAGTATTATGTGCCTGACAAATCGGATCGCACATGCTGATATGCAGTCCATAGTACACATATTTTGGTCAATGTAAGGAATTTGACTCTCAGTACATTTTCCCAAACTTTAGCATAacggtaaataaaatatattactgtgttaaaagaagaatattgtaagaaaatattgaattattagtttaatgtattattaatgcttaaaaaaatttcattaccCACCAATTAGAAACcattaatatttgttgtttttaatatagttattgTAAAAGTTAATAACTGGTAAATGTATTGATTAGATTCAATTGTTAAAAAGATTTAGCATTTTAGCCAATATTTCACgatctgaatttttttttccgtaaattgttttatatataatttttaaacgtatacaattatttattaaaatgcaTACTCTTTGCAATCATTACGAtgtgaatttcaaattttatttaggATCCACTTAAGGTCCAAAGAAGGAAAGCTTTGCTTTATGTTTcctaaaaaaaatccaatattattttctaagcagcaataactaaaaaatagaattttttttcagtATCATCGTAGGGACATTGTTCGGAATTTAATTCATAGGTATGAAATGTAGAGAAGCAATCAGGTGCAAAGAAGAAAGCTACtacgacaaaaaaaaaataatgatagttGACGGAGGGATCAATTTCTCTATTATTTTGTGTATAGCTTGCGTATATATGGACATGTACCTTGATAACTACATGCTCTTTCTTGAtttaggtatatatatatatatataaggaggCATGCACATGAATAACTACATGGAGTCATAAATGTGTAAAAAAAGTCACACTTAGTTGAAAGATTctttttatacattttgaaatcatcttaaaataatgtatttagaaaataattgaatGAGTATATTAGTAGGTTTTAGTTTCACCTTCTCGGACAAAATTGAAATCACCAAGACTGTGAGAGAGACTTTTCTTTCTTGTCTATATGGAACATGCCTAAGCGAGAGTGGTTCTTCTTTGAAGGGTAAATTTCTTGACAAACCAAGAACGTGTGTAGGTGTATCAAGAACAGAATAAGGGACCTAGGGTGAGCACGAAAACAAGAAAGAAGTACAAAGGTCTAAAGAATGGCTACAAACAGTAGCATTATACAAGAAGCATTACTAATTTTCGATGGAAAACTATTTGATGATTGGAAAATCAAAATGCTTGCCATTTTTGGTTTCCAAGATTTAACTGATGTATAGTCATGAATGGGCTTGTAGATCCTGGACAAAAGACCACTGATGATGATGACAAGAAAAACTTCAAAATGCAGTAGAAGCTTGATAGCAAGGCCAAGTTTCTTCTCTACCAATGTGTAAATTCTAAAATCTTTAACAAAATCTCCAAGGCTTCCATTGCCAAGGAAGCCAGagatattttgaaaaacaaacgTACAGTGAAGGTGATAAGAACAAGAAGGTTAAATTGCAAACTTTGAGGAGGCAATTTGAATTCTTCAGCATGGTGGAGAATGAGACAATAGCAGATTATTTTGACAAGATTCAAGGACATGTCAATGCTATGAGGGCCTGCAAATATAGCATTACTAATGAACAAGTGGTGGACCAATCTTGAGGACATTGCCTCCAAGATTCAATCATGTAGTAGTTGCGATTGAAACATTGCCTCCAAGATTCAATCATGTAGTAGTTGCGATTGAAGCACATGAGTTTCGGATCAATGAACGAAGACACAATCAAGAGTAGACACTTGAAGCACGTTCCAagcaaaaaggaaaaggaaaaggatcATGGAAGGGAGGAAAATTTATAAGCAAGCATAATCTCGAGAGCACAAAACTAGTGATGCAAGTGAGTCTTCCAATAGCAGGTCGAGTCATCAGAAACAAAATACCAACTCCAATGAAGGTGAGGAGTGGAAATTTGATAAAAGGAAAGTGAAATGCTACAACTGCCAGAAGTATGTTCATTTTGCTCGAGATTGATGGGATGGAGAAGGAGCCAAGAATAAGCCAAAGAATCATGCATCCTTTGATTCAGAAACAGTGGTGCTTATGGCTAATACTAGTGAAAAAGTAATGTTTTCATAacttcaaacatttttcttcaaACGGTATAAAACTTGtgagttttatataaaaagatagAGCTTTCAACtatttaaagtttttgaaaCATAATTGtggtaattaattaaaatacttagCAATTGATTGAAATGTTCTCCATcatttctatatttatataactcCTAAACTCTTAGTAATGTTAGTTTTAATGGGAACTTTCCGTTAGTGGAACTCCAACTGACAAAAGAAAACTTtcacaaataatcaattttcttaaatacaGGACCAGTCTTTCTTAAATGATAGGAAAACGTTGTCAAATTAGCGCTTCTGTGACTATTCattattttgttactttttaaaaaaaaaaatttaactattttttttatttttactaaaaattgaAGTTCAttcaatacataaaaattaagagAAGTTAGGTCACTGAATCTGTTTCCCAATTATCACACTCTAATAGACAGTCAATTTTTGGGGATGTTTTggtctttaaaaaaattgtaaaaaaagagagaaattaaaagcgtatgataatgaatataaaGTGTGTATGCAGaaaaatgtttcattttttatttttggaattaTTTGTAGTGGTTGAAATGATGACAATCGCACGTGTTAAAGTCTCCGGAGGGTATGCATACATCCGCCTTTGGGGTAAGctttttcatctttattaattttttttatattagagtGTAGTTAATAGAACATGaaaactccatcttttgacgGAATTTTCCCCTAAGTGACATATTGAATGacatgaaattaaattttctcCCAATGAAAGGGAGTGAATAATAAAGGATtctactatttttgtttttgttgaatttgcATTTGGGTTAATGTTCAAAATAATTAGAATATAATATGTTAGTGGAGATGTGAAGAATTAGTCTCGTTAAGTCTTTTCTTTATATTAGAATCATGATGAAATTTTGTTCTTGTGAACTTAATTATCCTTGAAATAGTGAATCTCACAATTCACACATTTGAAAACTTCTCACtaaatttttagatttatttgttATGTAAAATCTTTATATCTACAATTGAAGAATTTGTatgttaaatgatttttttctgTCAAAGTTTATGATGGGTTGTGTCACTAGCTATCTTTATATCGTAATACTTTATGCTACATAGACACAACATCATATTGTAATGTAACAATGTCATAAAAATTGAGATTTGCTTCAAACTATGAAGAAAAATGGTTGTTGCTACAATGTTCTTTTTAGACGTTCGAAAGAATGCTTTCAAGAGGTTACCCATTTAGTAATAGACCtccttttattttctattattagcattttgtgaagaaaatgtaaaaaggAAATTGTTTTGGATATGGGTCAACAATCTAAGTTGTAGTGagtttttcaaagtttaaatgTTGTTATGAAATTCAAGTATTAGGTCTAATCAATCCTCAAAACTTCTCAAAGAATAGGTGCAGAAGATACTTCAATGCTAAAGTTCAATGTTTATGGTTAAGAATTAATGACACACTAAACACAAATCATCCACCTCCTTACCtcaaatttctatttataagtttcgaaataaacttttaattaacattGGCCTAATCCAATTGTGGATAATCATATTTTACCTTAGCTGATCAATATTAAGATTAATGGAGTAACTCATGACCAACCGATTTGCTTGATGACAAATCGAGTTCACTTATGACTCGCTGGTGATCTAAGTTACGGTTGACCTTTCGGTATGTAACTCACTAAACGGTCATAACGTACATAAACAATGTGAAAATGAACAATTTGTATTTGTTGTTCTAAACTTGAGACTATTGGATCATGGTATtgataataattgttgttgtttattgttATATTCTAATTGAAATTATTCAAGTACCTGATTGGGCATTTGAAGTTACAAGTAGAGTTGTCAATTTGAACCATAGCCCATGGGCCAACCCT
This Vigna angularis cultivar LongXiaoDou No.4 chromosome 4, ASM1680809v1, whole genome shotgun sequence DNA region includes the following protein-coding sequences:
- the LOC108329890 gene encoding polygalacturonase 1 beta-like protein 2, which gives rise to MNAHFFCCFFLSLSSFHVSLATRERINPFSPKASLIRYWNTRVTNRPPIPHFLLAKASPLTPQHYAILNKLLNEKPKLYIPKLHQSLCSSPNLFCSFDDASNTHRLQRKNDDANFAVYNNKHFANYGSSKVDGVDSFKNYSNGLNANNDAFRRYSDSSTRRAEQFKNYADNGNVANTNFTSYGSAAAQSSSDFNNYDKTVNVPNLGFTTYDSGSSNHKLSFASYGNETNSGSQSFSSYGKRVIGGTSEFTNYASDANILQSHFNNYGDFSAGAANDSFKSYSFNGNNPRNDFKTYGAGSTGSANENFISYRNRANVGDDSFQSYAARSKSGTATFANYGMSFNVGNDSFAEYGKGATGKSSFGFKSYGLGRGFKVYNKDGASFSGYRNFSATSGRVVNKRVEQGKFFRESMMKEGNVILMPDIRDKMPARSFLPLTIASKLPFSSARIDEMRVLFDVREGSFTERVIVNALGECEREPSRGETKRCIASAEEMIEFAASVVGPSAVVRTTENVNGSGSSVMIGKVYPVEGGKVTKSVSCHQSLYPYLLYYCHSVPRVRVYEADILNVETMEKMNHGVAICHLDTSAWGPEHGAFLALGSGPGKIEVCHWIFENDMTWTT